Proteins encoded together in one Peribacillus asahii window:
- a CDS encoding ABC transporter ATP-binding protein, which produces MIYCKDLVKTFQSSTAVKGINLDINQFGCFGFLGGNGAGKTTTLRMLAGLAKPTSGEIKVAGVDVVKEKDKIAHLLGYLPQHPAFFDHMTGKQWMYWVGELFGLSKEVIAERTESLLKDCGIWEARNRKIGEYSGGMKQRLGLAQALINQPKVLILDEPVSALDPVGRYEVLQMISKLKRDMTIFMSSHILEDVEKVADHITVIDKGNILITSSLAELKNRHSHPIITFELLETNHEFLHILNNQEWIETVRMNLNEYQVTVKELEMAKRQLPKLITNQNLTLINYRIETASLEDIYLRLVS; this is translated from the coding sequence ATGATTTATTGTAAAGATTTAGTGAAAACTTTTCAATCATCAACCGCTGTGAAAGGCATTAATTTAGATATCAATCAATTTGGTTGTTTCGGTTTTTTAGGGGGAAATGGTGCGGGGAAAACGACAACTTTAAGAATGCTCGCGGGGCTCGCTAAACCAACATCTGGAGAAATAAAAGTAGCAGGTGTTGATGTTGTGAAAGAAAAAGATAAGATTGCTCATCTTCTTGGATATCTTCCGCAACATCCTGCTTTCTTTGACCATATGACTGGAAAACAGTGGATGTATTGGGTTGGAGAATTATTTGGTTTGTCTAAAGAAGTGATTGCGGAGCGAACGGAATCATTATTAAAAGATTGTGGAATATGGGAAGCACGAAATCGGAAAATTGGAGAATATAGTGGAGGAATGAAACAACGCCTCGGTTTGGCTCAAGCGTTAATTAATCAACCGAAAGTGCTTATTTTAGATGAACCTGTTTCGGCTTTAGACCCTGTTGGACGCTATGAAGTATTACAGATGATTTCAAAACTAAAGAGAGATATGACGATTTTTATGTCTAGTCATATTCTAGAAGATGTCGAAAAAGTGGCGGATCATATTACGGTTATTGATAAAGGGAACATCCTGATTACATCGAGTTTAGCAGAATTAAAAAATAGGCATTCACACCCGATTATTACATTTGAACTGCTAGAGACGAATCATGAGTTTCTTCACATTTTAAATAATCAAGAGTGGATTGAAACGGTTCGAATGAATCTTAATGAATACCAAGTGACAGTGAAAGAACTAGAGATGGCTAAAAGACAGTTACCAAAACTTATCACGAATCAAAATTTGACGTTAATTAATTATCGAATTGAAACTGCGTCATTAGAGGATATTTATTTAAGGTTGGTGAGTTAA
- the guaC gene encoding GMP reductase — MDNVFDYEDIQLIPARCIVQSRSECDTTVTLGKHTFKLPVVPANMQTIIDEKIAIYLAENGYFYVMHRFEPEKRVSFIKDMQSRGLIASISVGVKDEEYEFIQQLAEEQLVPEYITIDIAHGHSNAVIKMIQHIKKYLPDSFVIAGNVGTPEAVRELEHAGADATKVGIGPGKVCITKIKTGFGTGGWQLAALRWCAKAASKPIIADGGIRTHGDIAKSIRFGATMVMIGSLFAGHEESPGETFEKDGKLYKEYFGSASEFQKGEKKNVEGKKMFVEHKGSLQDTLTEMEQDLQSSISYAGGNKLEAIRNVDYAIVKNSIFNGDKVY; from the coding sequence ATGGATAATGTGTTTGATTATGAAGATATTCAATTAATTCCGGCAAGATGTATAGTACAGAGCCGTTCTGAATGTGATACAACGGTAACTTTAGGGAAACATACATTTAAGTTACCTGTAGTACCTGCCAATATGCAGACTATTATAGATGAAAAGATTGCTATTTACTTAGCAGAAAATGGCTACTTTTATGTGATGCATCGCTTCGAACCAGAGAAGCGAGTATCTTTTATTAAAGATATGCAATCACGAGGATTAATCGCATCGATTAGCGTTGGAGTTAAAGATGAAGAGTATGAATTTATCCAACAATTAGCAGAGGAACAGCTTGTGCCTGAATATATTACGATTGATATTGCACACGGTCATTCGAATGCAGTCATAAAGATGATTCAACATATTAAAAAATACTTACCTGATAGTTTTGTGATTGCTGGAAATGTAGGCACTCCAGAAGCAGTAAGAGAATTAGAGCATGCTGGTGCGGATGCGACAAAAGTAGGCATCGGGCCAGGAAAGGTATGTATTACAAAAATTAAAACCGGATTTGGAACAGGTGGTTGGCAATTAGCTGCACTGCGTTGGTGCGCAAAGGCAGCAAGCAAGCCGATTATTGCTGACGGAGGAATTCGTACACACGGCGATATCGCTAAATCGATTAGATTTGGTGCAACTATGGTCATGATTGGTTCATTATTTGCTGGACATGAAGAATCACCAGGAGAAACGTTTGAGAAAGATGGGAAACTCTATAAAGAATACTTCGGTTCCGCTTCAGAATTTCAAAAAGGCGAAAAGAAAAACGTAGAAGGCAAGAAAATGTTCGTCGAGCACAAAGGTTCTTTGCAAGATACATTAACAGAAATGGAGCAAGATCTTCAGTCCTCTATCTCTTATGCAGGTGGAAATAAGTTAGAAGCAATCCGCAATGTAGATTACGCTATCGTTAAAAACTCTATCTTTAACGGTGATAAAGTGTATTAA
- a CDS encoding ABC transporter permease: MFYTLLKKEMNELVSSHKLLIVPIVSIILMITYPISIKLLPTLLERELPKGATVDIPMPTAHEIMANVFLNFEMMGVLILILISMGTISGERDKSIAPMVLVKPVGRNVYFLSKWFTYSLLASVSFLIGMTITSYYTNYLFEEKLIWGDMALGTLLYLPILLFVITLSIFFSSFVKNSVSGGLLAFVTYLVITKVPQYLHDSLQSISPYNLIQNANQVINGDSYEIMVPLFSTLCLISVLLLLGTYVFRKQEI; the protein is encoded by the coding sequence ATGTTTTATACGTTATTAAAAAAAGAAATGAATGAATTAGTAAGCTCACATAAATTGTTAATTGTACCGATTGTATCGATTATTTTGATGATTACGTATCCAATTTCAATCAAGCTTCTTCCTACCTTGTTAGAGAGGGAATTACCAAAAGGGGCTACTGTGGATATACCGATGCCTACTGCACATGAAATTATGGCAAACGTCTTTTTGAATTTTGAAATGATGGGTGTATTAATTCTTATTCTTATTTCGATGGGAACCATTTCTGGTGAGAGAGATAAATCGATTGCACCGATGGTTTTAGTTAAGCCAGTCGGCCGAAATGTCTACTTTCTATCTAAATGGTTCACTTATTCCTTATTAGCTAGTGTAAGCTTTTTAATTGGAATGACAATAACAAGTTATTATACGAATTATCTTTTTGAGGAAAAACTAATTTGGGGAGATATGGCTCTGGGCACCTTGTTGTATCTACCTATTTTATTATTTGTTATTACACTTTCAATCTTTTTTTCTTCTTTTGTAAAAAATTCTGTATCAGGTGGTTTGCTTGCGTTTGTTACGTATCTTGTGATTACAAAAGTTCCTCAATATTTGCATGATTCGCTTCAATCTATTTCACCTTATAATCTGATACAAAATGCAAATCAAGTAATAAATGGAGATTCGTATGAAATTATGGTTCCTTTGTTTAGCACCTTATGTCTAATTTCCGTTTTGTTATTGTTAGGCACATATGTATTTAGAAAACAGGAAATTTAA
- the sigY gene encoding RNA polymerase sigma factor SigY, whose translation MEEREWVTAAKKGDEYALAQLFRQNYSFLVHYLIKLTYSLEQAEDLAQDTMAKAIEHVAKFNGKSKFSTWLISIATRLYIDQKRRQKREQSWQKQEQALRMIRWQAQSVNEDWHMMLESLGKLKDDFRIPILLKHYYGYSYEEIAAMLQIAEGTVKSRVHKGIQMVRKELNEDDKGQYPVGKTVEQN comes from the coding sequence ATGGAAGAAAGAGAGTGGGTTACTGCTGCAAAAAAGGGAGATGAGTACGCGTTAGCTCAGTTGTTTCGACAAAATTATTCGTTTCTTGTTCATTATTTAATTAAGTTAACATATAGCCTTGAGCAGGCAGAAGATTTAGCGCAAGATACAATGGCAAAAGCGATTGAACATGTAGCGAAGTTCAATGGAAAATCGAAGTTTTCAACATGGCTGATTTCCATTGCCACACGCTTATATATCGATCAAAAACGAAGGCAAAAACGAGAACAATCGTGGCAAAAGCAGGAGCAAGCGTTAAGGATGATTCGGTGGCAGGCACAATCCGTTAATGAAGATTGGCACATGATGTTAGAGTCATTAGGAAAGTTAAAGGATGATTTTCGAATCCCCATTTTGCTAAAACATTACTATGGGTATTCGTACGAAGAAATTGCCGCTATGCTGCAAATAGCAGAAGGAACGGTAAAGTCCCGTGTTCATAAAGGAATTCAAATGGTGAGAAAGGAGTTAAATGAAGATGACAAAGGACAATATCCCGTCGGAAAAACAGTCGAGCAAAACTGA
- a CDS encoding sigmaY antisigma factor component encodes MSKVDLYILPIVALLLLVQSIYLFTDARKNGMNYWFWGIIGLIQTPMPLIFYLLVKRSRKKEEDELNDYRDY; translated from the coding sequence ATGAGTAAAGTCGATTTATATATACTGCCTATAGTTGCCCTGCTGCTGCTCGTTCAAAGTATTTATTTGTTTACGGACGCTAGAAAAAATGGAATGAACTATTGGTTTTGGGGCATTATTGGGTTAATTCAAACACCTATGCCGCTTATCTTTTATTTATTAGTTAAACGTTCGCGAAAAAAAGAGGAGGATGAATTAAATGATTATCGTGACTACTGA
- a CDS encoding YxlC family protein — protein MTKDNIPSEKQSSKTEAEFVQSMNHSFEKLEQSFSFTTPDVNFFEQKIAQQKKQIRKKWRQDLLLFSTIAIIILSLMFTAFFQQPYVFVVLQVATVISLVGYTGYEFRKGKERVRHE, from the coding sequence ATGACAAAGGACAATATCCCGTCGGAAAAACAGTCGAGCAAAACTGAAGCAGAGTTTGTACAATCTATGAATCATAGTTTTGAAAAATTAGAGCAATCCTTTTCATTTACAACTCCAGATGTCAATTTTTTTGAACAAAAAATTGCACAACAAAAAAAGCAAATACGGAAAAAGTGGCGTCAGGATCTTCTCCTGTTTAGTACGATAGCCATCATTATCCTTAGCCTGATGTTTACAGCGTTTTTTCAACAGCCCTATGTATTTGTCGTTTTACAAGTTGCGACTGTCATTTCTTTAGTTGGCTATACAGGGTATGAATTTAGGAAGGGAAAGGAGCGGGTACGTCATGAGTAA
- a CDS encoding ATP-dependent nuclease has protein sequence MDKETIKYPFISRVIIKNFRNFKNVDVDLTNKQVILGENNIGKTNFIKALQLVLDPNLSDYDRYLEETDFNDTIETPFDNKEIIEISLEIQGFEHNTALLATFCDATINTNPPTIRITYEFAPISDKEYGYLIYLGEDKSFAFTHQHRKMLNLKVINGLRDANSDFKNLRKSPLNQLLKQYDFDKAVLKEIAQNMKDEGKSILSFEELIDLKEKINKNIIKIVGNQTSYSDISLETVDINPDKILNTLKLMIGSNKQRPTSEVSLGVTNILYISLVLLSLEDKTIPTLIIKEELEKLREIDSENLLDEFYEVQGERYYKLSQEKEISLELYKFFSNNYDSDKGHTILVIEEPEAHLHPILQRCIFRDVMRKPLSIILTTHSTDITSVSPINSIVHLRLEEDSTSIHSTNNINLNTKDKLDIERYMDVKRSELYFGKGVILVEGIAEEYLIPRLALNLGIDLDFYGIVCCNINSTNFKPYIALLRELGIPYIIFTDGDYYYEIEDNSSSKAKTKRIYHELEKDDHKNKGWLGLDLAYDALKELRIFNSDKDGSSEEDYNKEGYYFSHYTLEIDLMIVNAGDRVASESICNTFKELTIGGDQQKENFTNDFEAGDFYSCLRKIENSQNKVGKGRFAQRLSTYSHLLVPSYIENGLKSLISKITGD, from the coding sequence TTGGATAAAGAAACGATAAAATATCCTTTCATATCGAGAGTTATTATTAAAAATTTTAGAAATTTCAAAAATGTAGATGTTGATTTAACTAATAAACAAGTAATCCTTGGAGAAAATAATATTGGAAAAACAAATTTTATAAAAGCATTACAATTAGTCTTAGATCCTAATTTATCAGACTATGATAGGTACTTAGAAGAGACAGATTTTAATGATACAATCGAAACACCGTTCGATAATAAGGAGATAATTGAAATATCATTAGAAATTCAGGGATTCGAACATAACACAGCACTTTTAGCGACATTTTGTGATGCAACTATTAATACAAATCCACCAACTATAAGAATTACATATGAGTTTGCCCCAATTAGCGATAAAGAATATGGTTATTTAATCTATTTGGGCGAAGATAAAAGTTTTGCTTTCACCCATCAACATCGTAAAATGTTAAATTTAAAAGTAATTAATGGCCTACGAGATGCAAATAGTGACTTTAAAAATTTAAGAAAATCTCCCCTAAATCAATTACTTAAACAATATGATTTTGATAAAGCGGTTTTAAAAGAGATAGCTCAAAATATGAAAGATGAAGGCAAATCTATTTTGAGTTTTGAAGAGTTAATCGATTTAAAAGAAAAAATTAATAAAAATATTATCAAGATTGTAGGTAATCAAACTTCCTACTCTGATATTTCTTTAGAAACTGTTGATATTAATCCTGATAAAATTCTAAATACATTAAAGTTAATGATTGGTTCTAATAAACAACGTCCTACGTCAGAAGTAAGTTTAGGTGTCACAAATATACTATACATATCTTTAGTGTTACTCTCTTTAGAGGATAAAACTATTCCTACTTTAATAATAAAAGAAGAGTTAGAGAAATTAAGAGAAATTGATAGTGAAAATCTACTGGATGAATTTTATGAAGTACAGGGAGAAAGATATTATAAATTATCTCAAGAAAAAGAAATCTCTCTTGAGTTATATAAATTCTTTAGTAATAATTATGATTCTGATAAGGGTCACACAATCTTAGTGATTGAAGAGCCTGAGGCACATCTACATCCTATTTTACAACGGTGTATTTTTAGAGATGTAATGCGAAAGCCATTGTCTATTATTTTAACAACTCATTCTACAGATATAACGTCAGTGTCTCCTATTAACTCAATTGTTCATTTGAGACTGGAAGAAGACTCGACATCTATACATTCAACCAATAATATTAATCTTAATACAAAAGATAAGTTAGATATAGAAAGATATATGGATGTAAAAAGAAGTGAATTATATTTTGGAAAAGGTGTAATACTAGTCGAAGGAATTGCCGAGGAATACTTGATACCACGATTAGCTTTAAATTTAGGGATAGATTTAGACTTTTATGGGATCGTATGTTGTAATATCAATTCTACTAACTTTAAACCTTATATTGCTCTACTTAGGGAGCTTGGTATTCCTTATATAATTTTCACAGACGGTGACTATTATTATGAAATTGAAGATAATTCCTCTTCAAAAGCTAAAACTAAACGAATATATCACGAATTAGAAAAAGATGATCACAAAAATAAAGGGTGGTTAGGCTTAGATCTAGCTTACGATGCATTAAAAGAATTAAGGATATTTAATTCGGATAAGGATGGTTCTTCGGAAGAGGATTATAATAAAGAAGGTTATTATTTTAGTCACTATACTCTAGAAATTGATTTAATGATTGTGAATGCTGGAGACAGAGTGGCTTCAGAATCTATTTGTAATACATTTAAAGAATTAACAATAGGAGGAGATCAACAAAAAGAAAATTTTACAAATGATTTTGAAGCAGGAGATTTCTATAGTTGCTTAAGAAAGATTGAAAACAGTCAAAATAAAGTAGGTAAAGGAAGATTTGCCCAAAGGTTATCTACATATTCACACTTACTGGTCCCTTCGTATATTGAAAATGGTTTGAAAAGTCTTATATCAAAAATAACAGGTGATTAA
- a CDS encoding DUF2750 domain-containing protein produces the protein MKQPPNIRYEYFIKKVVDFEEVWGLYNDGWATGQNEEGNTIIPLFPKEEFAEACAKNEWSECKAKPIDLNDFVDKWLTGMKNDGIKPSIFPTDDDTAVVKIDVILKDLEVELENY, from the coding sequence ATGAAACAACCACCAAATATTAGATACGAGTATTTCATAAAAAAGGTTGTAGATTTTGAAGAAGTTTGGGGCTTGTACAATGATGGTTGGGCAACAGGACAGAATGAGGAAGGTAATACAATTATTCCATTATTCCCCAAAGAGGAATTTGCAGAAGCCTGTGCTAAAAATGAATGGTCAGAATGTAAAGCTAAACCGATTGACTTGAATGATTTTGTTGATAAATGGCTTACTGGAATGAAAAATGATGGCATAAAACCATCTATTTTTCCAACTGATGATGATACAGCAGTGGTTAAAATAGATGTAATCTTAAAAGATTTAGAAGTTGAACTTGAAAATTATTAA
- a CDS encoding DUF3916 domain-containing protein — protein sequence MRDKKIRGLKRKTRNMVNRIVQETIKFPSDFYNGYWHLHLPVSQDFISSSNTPIGIRKICIETLISRAEHLIKIKPMTSEKTRVVIAIDLPGLWNSQIIVFSGNSHFDGFFERDNEYQKWTPISKDRNFESEWRINVSKNLIVKGFKEVITDEDGEIYNGEIWFIGEL from the coding sequence ATGCGTGATAAAAAAATACGAGGTTTAAAACGAAAAACAAGAAATATGGTTAACAGAATTGTACAAGAAACAATTAAGTTCCCTTCAGATTTTTATAACGGATATTGGCATTTACACTTGCCAGTTTCACAAGATTTTATTTCTTCAAGTAATACACCTATTGGAATTAGGAAGATATGTATTGAAACTCTTATATCTAGGGCTGAACACTTAATTAAAATAAAGCCAATGACATCCGAAAAAACTCGTGTAGTGATTGCAATAGATTTACCAGGGTTGTGGAACTCCCAAATTATAGTGTTTTCTGGTAATTCACACTTTGATGGTTTCTTTGAAAGGGATAACGAATATCAGAAGTGGACACCCATTTCTAAAGATAGGAACTTTGAAAGTGAGTGGAGAATAAATGTCTCAAAAAATTTGATTGTAAAAGGCTTTAAAGAAGTGATAACTGATGAAGATGGAGAAATTTATAATGGAGAAATCTGGTTTATTGGTGAATTGTAA
- a CDS encoding PLD nuclease N-terminal domain-containing protein has translation METFDFMLILPLVMLQLILIIITLLDVAKRDASTLQGESKLIWVLVILFINIIGPIMYLVIGKKKG, from the coding sequence ATGGAAACATTTGATTTTATGTTAATTTTGCCATTAGTCATGCTGCAGCTTATTTTAATCATTATTACTTTACTAGATGTAGCGAAACGGGACGCATCGACTTTACAAGGAGAAAGTAAGCTCATTTGGGTATTAGTAATTTTGTTTATTAATATAATCGGTCCAATTATGTATTTAGTGATTGGAAAGAAAAAAGGGTAG
- a CDS encoding ATP-dependent helicase produces the protein MNETYLEKVKMLENDREQTIAYNSKGSIVIKAGPGSGKTNVLTLKMAKLLKEKIKFPRKVACITFSNEATKEIKERVQQLIDYDKNNSFIGTIHSFCLSQILKPYVKLFEYGINKDFKIISKEDKAKWIDEIKENLSISPDMLSITEIDKERTYMIEGDSQVSIEIFDIALRVAKAFEQRLLENNMVDFISMVKIATEMIQNEPYLRKCLEAKFPYILIDEYQDLGKPLHEMVLTLIQKTNIKIVVVGDPNQTIYGFNGAIPAYLLELENIEKFESVELKNNYRSHQKILDISSNTMNLPAGFFNAKKLVKKAPEINLIKLKGDHIAQYQYIADEIIPTCLEKGIEYSKIAILIRAKNKVKDCQKILEQNGIPHYVMVFDFNRGKFIRFLEDSAAWILNNRKIYFKDLFNEWITFKYDTAPSSKIVNEERIFLYLTLINSKEHISNLVEWVKYIFINLDLKKNIVSSSRHIDDTKDLRAFVKFITENKEKLDIEKFSNLGVQGDTVSLLTMHSSKGLEYEVVIMPAMEEGTFPFYRVKESEMEEEKRIFFVSLTRAESICYFLMSKSLSGYRKEPSRFIKDIDFTSIKEE, from the coding sequence GTGAATGAAACTTACTTAGAAAAAGTGAAAATGTTAGAAAATGATAGAGAGCAGACAATAGCATATAACTCTAAGGGATCAATTGTTATCAAGGCTGGACCAGGAAGTGGAAAAACAAATGTTTTAACTCTAAAAATGGCAAAGTTGTTAAAAGAAAAAATTAAGTTTCCAAGAAAAGTTGCGTGTATAACTTTCAGTAATGAAGCTACTAAGGAAATTAAAGAACGGGTTCAGCAACTAATTGACTATGATAAGAATAACTCGTTCATAGGTACTATTCATTCTTTTTGTTTATCCCAAATATTAAAGCCGTATGTAAAGCTCTTTGAATATGGGATAAACAAAGACTTTAAAATTATTTCAAAAGAGGATAAAGCTAAGTGGATTGACGAGATCAAAGAAAACTTATCTATTAGTCCAGATATGCTAAGTATCACAGAGATTGATAAAGAAAGAACATATATGATAGAAGGCGATAGTCAAGTGAGCATTGAAATATTTGATATTGCTTTACGAGTCGCCAAAGCCTTTGAACAAAGACTTTTAGAGAACAATATGGTCGACTTTATCTCGATGGTAAAAATTGCTACAGAAATGATACAAAATGAACCTTATCTGAGGAAATGTTTAGAGGCCAAATTTCCTTATATATTGATAGATGAATATCAAGATTTAGGAAAACCTCTACACGAAATGGTATTAACACTAATTCAAAAGACAAATATAAAGATAGTAGTTGTAGGTGATCCAAACCAAACTATTTATGGATTTAATGGTGCAATACCGGCATATTTATTAGAACTTGAAAACATAGAAAAGTTTGAAAGTGTAGAATTGAAAAATAATTATAGAAGTCATCAAAAAATATTAGATATATCGTCAAATACTATGAACTTACCCGCAGGTTTTTTTAATGCTAAGAAACTTGTTAAAAAAGCACCAGAAATCAATCTCATAAAACTTAAAGGGGACCATATTGCTCAATATCAATATATTGCTGATGAAATAATACCTACTTGTTTAGAAAAGGGCATAGAATACAGTAAAATTGCAATTCTTATTAGAGCGAAAAATAAAGTGAAAGATTGTCAAAAAATTCTTGAGCAAAACGGTATTCCACACTATGTAATGGTATTTGATTTTAACAGAGGGAAATTTATTAGATTCTTAGAAGACAGTGCTGCTTGGATATTAAATAATCGCAAAATTTACTTTAAAGATCTTTTTAATGAATGGATTACTTTTAAGTATGATACAGCACCATCAAGTAAAATAGTTAATGAAGAAAGAATATTTTTATACTTAACGTTAATAAATTCTAAAGAACATATATCAAACCTTGTAGAGTGGGTAAAATATATCTTTATTAATTTAGATTTAAAGAAAAATATTGTTTCATCTTCTAGACATATTGATGATACTAAAGATTTGAGAGCTTTTGTAAAGTTTATTACAGAGAATAAAGAAAAATTGGATATTGAGAAATTTTCAAATTTAGGTGTTCAAGGTGATACTGTATCATTACTTACAATGCACAGTTCTAAAGGATTAGAGTATGAAGTAGTTATTATGCCTGCGATGGAAGAAGGGACATTCCCATTTTATAGAGTTAAAGAATCTGAAATGGAAGAGGAAAAAAGAATATTTTTTGTATCATTGACTAGAGCTGAGTCAATTTGTTATTTCTTAATGTCAAAAAGTTTATCTGGATATAGGAAAGAACCATCCAGATTTATAAAAGATATTGATTTTACCTCAATCAAAGAAGAATAA
- a CDS encoding YbjQ family protein, translating to MIIVTTDFVPGKEITELKGFVRGNCVQSKHIGKDILAGLRTIVGGEIDEYTEMMTEARQKAIGRMTEDAKAKGANAIIAVRLETSSIMQNACEIIAYGTAVYVE from the coding sequence ATGATTATCGTGACTACTGATTTTGTACCAGGAAAAGAAATTACAGAATTAAAGGGATTTGTTCGAGGGAATTGCGTACAGTCCAAACATATTGGAAAGGATATTCTGGCAGGGCTTAGAACGATTGTCGGTGGTGAAATTGACGAATATACAGAAATGATGACGGAGGCGAGGCAGAAGGCTATTGGCAGGATGACAGAAGATGCAAAGGCAAAAGGAGCTAATGCAATTATTGCCGTTCGATTAGAAACTTCATCGATCATGCAAAATGCATGTGAGATTATTGCGTATGGTACGGCTGTTTATGTGGAATAG